The Streptomyces aurantiacus genome includes a region encoding these proteins:
- a CDS encoding FAD-binding oxidoreductase codes for MIMSRIEARPDEDIVATGSLAERLLVGLPAEAVLTDPDVTSSYANDMASFCEAGTPAVVVLPRTVEQVQHVMRVATELRVPVVPQGARTGLSGAANASEGCIVLSLVKMDRILEISPVDRIAVVEPGVVNATLSRAVNELGLYYPPDPSSWEMCTIGGNIGTASGGLCCVKYGVTAEYVLGLDVVLADGRLMSTGRRTAKGVAGYDLTRLFVGSEGSLGIVVGATLTLKPRPPQQLVLAAEFASGAAACDAVCRIMEGGHVPSLLELMDRTTVKAVNDMAAMGLPESTEALLLAAFDTLDPAADLAAVGALCEAAGATQVVPAEDAAESELLLQARRLSLTGLEAVKGTTMIDDVCVPRSRLAEMLEGVDRIAAKYRLTIGVVAHAGDGNTHPTVCFDAGDPDESRRARESFDEIMALGLELGGTITGEHGVGVLKKEWLAREIGPVGVEMQQAVKTAFDPLGILNPGKLF; via the coding sequence GTGATCATGAGCCGTATCGAAGCCCGACCCGACGAAGACATCGTGGCGACGGGCAGCCTCGCCGAGCGTCTCCTCGTGGGGCTGCCGGCCGAGGCGGTCCTCACCGACCCGGACGTCACCAGCTCGTACGCCAACGACATGGCCAGCTTCTGCGAGGCGGGTACCCCCGCCGTCGTCGTGCTGCCGCGCACCGTCGAGCAGGTCCAGCACGTCATGCGCGTCGCCACAGAACTACGCGTACCGGTCGTCCCGCAGGGCGCCCGCACGGGCCTGTCGGGCGCGGCCAACGCCTCCGAGGGCTGCATCGTGCTGTCCCTGGTCAAGATGGACCGGATCCTGGAGATCAGCCCCGTCGACCGGATCGCGGTGGTGGAACCGGGCGTCGTCAACGCCACGCTCTCCCGGGCCGTCAACGAACTGGGCCTCTACTACCCGCCGGATCCCTCCAGCTGGGAGATGTGCACCATCGGCGGCAACATCGGCACGGCCTCCGGCGGCCTGTGCTGTGTGAAGTACGGGGTGACGGCCGAGTACGTCCTCGGCCTGGACGTCGTCCTCGCCGACGGACGCCTGATGTCCACGGGCCGCCGCACGGCGAAGGGCGTCGCCGGTTACGACCTGACGCGTCTCTTCGTCGGCTCGGAGGGCTCGCTCGGGATCGTGGTCGGAGCGACCCTGACCCTGAAGCCCCGGCCTCCCCAGCAACTCGTCCTGGCAGCCGAGTTCGCGTCCGGGGCGGCCGCCTGCGACGCGGTCTGCCGGATCATGGAGGGCGGCCATGTGCCGTCCCTCCTGGAACTGATGGACCGCACGACGGTGAAGGCCGTCAACGACATGGCCGCCATGGGCCTCCCGGAGAGCACGGAGGCCCTGCTCCTCGCCGCCTTCGACACGCTCGACCCGGCCGCCGACCTCGCCGCCGTGGGCGCGCTGTGCGAGGCGGCCGGCGCCACCCAGGTCGTACCGGCGGAGGACGCGGCCGAGTCGGAACTGCTTCTCCAGGCCCGCCGGCTGTCGCTCACCGGGCTGGAGGCCGTCAAGGGCACGACGATGATCGACGACGTGTGCGTACCGCGCTCCAGGCTCGCCGAGATGCTCGAAGGGGTGGACCGGATCGCCGCGAAGTACCGGCTGACCATCGGCGTCGTCGCGCACGCGGGTGACGGCAACACCCACCCGACGGTCTGCTTCGACGCGGGCGATCCGGACGAGTCCCGGCGTGCCCGGGAGTCCTTCGACGAGATCATGGCCCTGGGTCTGGAACTCGGCGGGACGATCACCGGCGAGCACGGCGTGGGCGTCCTCAAGAAGGAGTGGCTGGCACGGGAGATCGGCCCGGTCGGTGTCGAGATGCAGCAGGCGGTCAAGACAGCCTTCGACCCGCTGGGCATCCTCAACCCGGGCAAGCTCTTCTGA
- a CDS encoding SsgA family sporulation/cell division regulator yields the protein MYTVVERELELKLVLSPERSIPVPALLIYRTDDPYAVHVTFHIGTDHPVKWTFARELLVEGVFRPCGHGDVRVWPTKVAGRSVVLMALSSPDGDALLEAPAAQVSAWLERTLRAVPPGSEAEQLGIDDGLAELLAPTPADDLWLRDPWPSDESRDGE from the coding sequence ATGTACACCGTGGTGGAACGCGAGCTCGAGCTCAAGCTGGTCCTGTCCCCCGAGCGCAGCATCCCGGTCCCGGCTCTGCTGATCTACCGCACCGACGATCCGTACGCCGTGCACGTCACCTTCCACATCGGCACCGACCATCCCGTGAAGTGGACGTTCGCGCGCGAACTGCTCGTCGAGGGGGTGTTCCGGCCGTGCGGGCACGGGGATGTGCGGGTGTGGCCGACGAAGGTCGCCGGTCGCAGCGTCGTCCTGATGGCGCTGAGTTCACCCGACGGGGACGCCCTGCTCGAAGCGCCCGCCGCGCAGGTGTCGGCCTGGCTGGAGCGCACCCTGCGGGCGGTTCCACCGGGCTCCGAGGCCGAGCAGCTCGGTATCGACGACGGGCTCGCCGAGCTGCTCGCGCCGACCCCCGCCGACGACCTGTGGCTGCGCGACCCGTGGCCCTCGGACGAGTCCAGGGACGGGGAGTGA
- a CDS encoding RDD family protein — translation MSAPTPAPGDDRPREGYYPDPSIPGYVRYWNGAAWVPGTSRPSPDGGAQLSSSADAQPAPLSTEETGPHFFDEDPPAAGPSPAEAQHGSRPEPATAWGADRSRQSGFGGDPDRRVRWGSPDPRVPSEPAPSTQPEGRLDHTDGTATFHPSDSEEDTGAPTPPASGGTVVFRRPKGPVRPTGAAGSSGTAGAAGAMGAGRAHVAGTPGGARANNPGTDAAAAAPAGADGSAGPGVPGSREPLASEGTMAFRAMTPRAGQQRGAQPSTAQKAAAQGPAAQTPTSPAPGAAAQGAAAQASVAASPAAPAAPQQSAAGVPPQSGAQAPMSAGLGGGQPSWAQQVHRLAGPDEEQPVVPWKPVREDPFQAVARSQANARPAGLGKRFAARLVDTLVLAAVTGAAAVPLGTRALDHVNEKIDAAKLSGETVTVWLLDGTTALYLGAVLGVLIVFGVLYEALPTAKWGRTLGKKLCGLQVRDIEGGDPPSFGLALRRWLVYSVPGVLVIGVVGVVWGLFDRPWRQCWHDKAAHTFVAG, via the coding sequence ATGAGCGCCCCAACCCCGGCCCCCGGTGACGACAGGCCCCGCGAAGGGTATTACCCGGACCCGTCCATTCCTGGATATGTCCGGTACTGGAACGGTGCCGCGTGGGTACCGGGCACCAGTCGGCCTTCGCCGGACGGCGGCGCACAGCTCTCGTCGTCCGCGGACGCGCAGCCCGCGCCCCTGTCCACGGAGGAGACGGGCCCGCACTTCTTCGACGAGGACCCGCCCGCCGCGGGCCCGTCACCGGCCGAGGCGCAGCACGGCAGCCGGCCCGAGCCGGCCACCGCGTGGGGCGCCGACCGTTCCCGGCAGAGCGGCTTCGGCGGCGATCCGGACCGCCGGGTCCGCTGGGGTTCACCGGACCCGCGCGTCCCGTCGGAGCCGGCCCCGTCCACGCAGCCCGAGGGCAGGTTGGACCACACGGACGGCACGGCCACGTTCCACCCGTCCGACTCCGAGGAGGACACCGGGGCGCCCACGCCTCCCGCCTCCGGCGGCACCGTGGTGTTCCGCAGGCCCAAGGGGCCGGTACGTCCCACCGGGGCGGCGGGGTCTTCGGGGACCGCGGGAGCGGCCGGTGCCATGGGCGCCGGGCGCGCGCACGTCGCGGGCACGCCCGGTGGGGCACGCGCCAACAACCCGGGCACGGACGCCGCGGCCGCGGCTCCGGCCGGCGCCGACGGCTCCGCCGGTCCCGGCGTACCCGGCTCCCGCGAACCCCTCGCGTCCGAGGGCACGATGGCCTTCCGGGCCATGACGCCGCGAGCGGGACAGCAGCGCGGGGCACAGCCCTCCACGGCCCAGAAAGCAGCGGCCCAGGGCCCAGCGGCCCAGACACCGACCAGCCCTGCTCCGGGAGCCGCCGCCCAGGGAGCCGCCGCCCAGGCCTCCGTGGCAGCCTCCCCGGCCGCTCCGGCCGCCCCCCAGCAGTCCGCTGCCGGTGTGCCCCCGCAGTCCGGTGCCCAGGCGCCCATGAGCGCGGGCCTCGGCGGCGGACAGCCCTCCTGGGCCCAGCAGGTGCACCGGCTGGCCGGGCCGGACGAGGAGCAGCCCGTCGTGCCGTGGAAGCCGGTGCGGGAGGACCCGTTCCAGGCGGTCGCCCGCTCCCAGGCGAACGCGCGCCCGGCGGGGCTCGGGAAGCGCTTCGCCGCCCGGCTCGTGGACACGCTCGTACTGGCCGCGGTCACCGGCGCGGCCGCCGTTCCCCTGGGGACCAGAGCTCTCGACCACGTCAACGAGAAGATCGACGCGGCCAAGCTCTCCGGCGAGACGGTCACGGTCTGGCTGCTGGACGGCACGACCGCCCTCTACCTCGGCGCCGTCCTGGGCGTGCTGATCGTCTTCGGCGTCCTCTACGAGGCGCTGCCCACCGCCAAGTGGGGCCGCACCCTCGGCAAGAAGCTGTGCGGCCTGCAGGTGCGGGACATCGAGGGCGGCGACCCGCCGTCGTTCGGCCTGGCCCTGCGCCGCTGGCTCGTCTACAGCGTCCCGGGTGTCCTCGTCATCGGTGTCGTGGGTGTCGTGTGGGGTCTGTTCGACCGTCCGTGGCGCCAGTGCTGGCACGACAAGGCGGCCCACACGTTCGTCGCCGGCTGA
- a CDS encoding RDD family protein: protein MTTEPPPPPDDDPFRKPPDDDPFQKQPPAPGQGDGTPHGTPPPGSPGAGGDAGGAGQGPPYGSPPYGSPPYGEQPPQGGDPYGATPPPYGGGGDPYGGGPYANDPLAGMPPLADSGKRVLARIIDMVLVIIVVWLLTWGFGVNEYDVDTDKIEYGKSFGQSLIALLLYVGYDTFMTTRSGQTLGKKWLHLRVANLDNGSTPSTQTSLVRALVLWVPFAFCCACIWTAITGGWSFFDKPYKQGLHDKAAKTVVVSTD from the coding sequence ATGACGACCGAGCCGCCGCCCCCGCCGGACGACGATCCGTTCAGGAAGCCGCCGGACGACGATCCGTTTCAGAAGCAGCCGCCGGCGCCCGGACAGGGCGACGGCACCCCGCACGGCACCCCGCCGCCCGGCTCCCCGGGCGCGGGCGGCGACGCCGGCGGCGCGGGCCAGGGCCCCCCGTACGGCAGTCCCCCGTACGGCAGTCCCCCGTACGGTGAACAGCCCCCGCAGGGCGGTGACCCCTACGGCGCCACACCACCGCCCTACGGGGGCGGAGGTGACCCCTACGGCGGTGGCCCGTACGCCAACGACCCGCTGGCCGGGATGCCACCGCTCGCCGACAGCGGCAAGCGCGTGCTCGCGCGGATCATCGACATGGTCCTCGTCATCATCGTGGTGTGGCTGCTGACGTGGGGCTTCGGCGTCAACGAGTACGACGTCGACACGGACAAGATCGAGTACGGCAAGTCCTTCGGGCAGTCCCTGATCGCCCTGCTGCTCTACGTCGGCTACGACACCTTCATGACCACCAGGTCGGGACAGACCCTCGGCAAGAAGTGGCTGCATCTGCGGGTGGCGAACCTCGACAACGGCTCCACGCCCTCCACGCAGACCTCACTGGTCCGAGCGCTGGTGCTGTGGGTGCCGTTCGCGTTCTGCTGCGCGTGCATCTGGACCGCCATCACGGGCGGCTGGAGCTTCTTCGACAAGCCGTACAAGCAGGGCCTGCACGACAAGGCGGCGAAAACAGTGGTGGTCAGCACCGACTGA
- a CDS encoding immune inhibitor A domain-containing protein, protein MTSRPWTFRAAAVGVALAAAAATFSTFAVAQAADGDQPTAAANRQDPARADDHADHEHDLKGPLTDRQEAQREEALKRVIAGDAKVTDRGGSQVVKLQNGKYVELGREKTDQIFTVLVEFGDKVDSRYGGTPGPLHNQIAKPDRAEDNSTAWQADYNKKHFEELYFGTGKGVESMKKYYEKQSSGRYSIAGAVSDWVKVPYNEARYGSNKCDPDTCAWNAVADGVTAWVDAQKAAGKSDAAIKSELAAYDKWDRNDFDGDGNFNEPDGYIDHFQIVHAGEDESAGGGAQGEDAIWAHRWYAFGTDAGATGPAGNKMGGAPIGDSGIWVGDYTIQPENGGLGVFAHEYGHDLGLPDHYDTTNTAENSTAFWTLMSSGSWLGTGKDNIGDLPGDMTAWDKLQLGWLKYDTAKAATRSTHKLGVAEYNTKNAQALVVELPKKAVATEVVTPAQGATQWWSGSANNLKNTLTRSVDLTGKSSATLTLDGWYDIETDFDYLYTEVSTDGGAKWTPVDGTVDGEAIPRDASGSPALTGTVDAYKKLSYPLDAYAGKKIDLRFRYSTDGGVAQKGFAADRITVTADGSAVFSDNAETADAAWKATGFSRIGASFTKDYAQYYIAENRQYVSYDKTLKVGPYNFGFANTRPSWVEHFPYQNGLLIWKWDTSQRDNNVSQHKGTGLLLPVDAHPKAMKWADGTVMRNRIQSYDSPFSKYRTDGFTLHKADVATKIKSLPGNRIFNDRTNTYYDETNPTAGVKITDTNTKIAIVREPRDGSSITVKVSAATK, encoded by the coding sequence GTGACCAGCAGACCATGGACGTTCAGAGCTGCCGCAGTGGGTGTGGCGCTCGCAGCGGCCGCGGCCACGTTCTCGACCTTCGCGGTGGCGCAGGCCGCCGACGGCGACCAGCCGACGGCAGCCGCGAACCGGCAGGACCCGGCACGTGCCGACGACCACGCCGACCACGAGCACGACCTCAAGGGCCCGCTGACCGATCGTCAGGAAGCCCAGCGGGAAGAGGCCCTCAAGAGGGTCATAGCCGGTGACGCCAAGGTCACCGATCGCGGCGGCTCGCAGGTCGTGAAGCTCCAGAACGGCAAGTACGTGGAGCTCGGCCGGGAGAAGACCGACCAGATCTTCACGGTTCTCGTGGAGTTCGGCGACAAGGTGGACAGCCGCTACGGCGGCACCCCCGGCCCGCTGCACAACCAGATAGCCAAGCCGGACCGTGCCGAGGACAACAGCACGGCCTGGCAGGCGGACTACAACAAGAAGCACTTCGAAGAGCTCTACTTCGGCACCGGCAAGGGTGTCGAGTCGATGAAGAAGTACTACGAGAAGCAGTCCTCGGGCCGCTACTCCATCGCCGGCGCGGTCTCCGACTGGGTGAAGGTGCCCTACAACGAGGCCCGCTACGGCTCCAACAAGTGCGACCCCGACACCTGCGCGTGGAACGCCGTCGCCGACGGTGTCACCGCCTGGGTCGACGCCCAGAAGGCCGCGGGCAAGTCCGACGCCGCCATCAAGTCCGAGCTGGCCGCCTACGACAAGTGGGACCGCAACGACTTCGACGGCGACGGCAACTTCAACGAGCCCGACGGCTACATCGACCACTTCCAGATCGTGCACGCCGGTGAGGACGAGTCCGCGGGCGGCGGCGCACAGGGCGAGGACGCCATCTGGGCCCACCGCTGGTACGCGTTCGGCACGGACGCCGGTGCCACCGGCCCCGCGGGCAACAAGATGGGTGGCGCGCCGATCGGCGACTCCGGCATCTGGGTCGGCGACTACACGATCCAGCCGGAGAACGGCGGACTCGGTGTCTTCGCCCACGAGTACGGCCACGACCTGGGTCTGCCGGACCACTACGACACCACCAACACCGCCGAGAACTCCACCGCCTTCTGGACCCTCATGTCCTCCGGTTCCTGGCTCGGCACCGGCAAGGACAACATCGGTGACCTGCCCGGCGACATGACCGCCTGGGACAAGCTCCAGCTCGGCTGGCTGAAGTACGACACGGCCAAGGCCGCGACGCGCTCCACCCACAAGCTGGGCGTGGCGGAGTACAACACGAAGAACGCGCAGGCGCTGGTGGTCGAGCTGCCGAAGAAGGCGGTCGCCACCGAGGTCGTCACCCCGGCTCAGGGCGCCACCCAGTGGTGGAGCGGCAGCGCGAACAACCTCAAGAACACGCTGACCCGTTCCGTGGACCTCACCGGCAAGTCCTCGGCCACGCTGACCCTCGACGGCTGGTACGACATCGAGACGGACTTCGACTACCTCTACACCGAGGTCTCCACCGACGGCGGCGCCAAGTGGACGCCGGTCGACGGCACGGTCGACGGCGAGGCCATCCCGCGTGACGCCAGCGGCAGCCCCGCGCTGACCGGCACCGTGGACGCGTACAAGAAGCTGTCGTACCCGCTCGACGCCTACGCGGGCAAGAAGATCGACCTGCGCTTCCGCTACTCCACCGACGGCGGCGTGGCCCAGAAGGGCTTCGCGGCGGACCGGATCACCGTCACCGCCGACGGCAGCGCGGTCTTCTCGGACAACGCCGAGACCGCCGACGCCGCGTGGAAGGCCACCGGGTTCTCCCGGATCGGCGCGTCCTTCACCAAGGACTACGCGCAGTACTACATCGCCGAGAACCGCCAGTACGTGTCGTACGACAAGACCCTCAAGGTCGGCCCGTACAACTTCGGCTTCGCGAACACGCGTCCGTCCTGGGTGGAGCACTTCCCGTACCAGAACGGTCTGCTGATCTGGAAGTGGGACACCTCCCAGCGGGACAACAACGTCAGCCAGCACAAGGGCACCGGCCTGCTGCTGCCGGTCGACGCCCACCCGAAGGCGATGAAGTGGGCCGACGGCACGGTGATGCGCAACCGCATCCAGTCGTACGACTCGCCCTTCAGCAAGTACCGCACGGACGGCTTCACGCTGCACAAGGCGGACGTCGCCACGAAGATCAAGTCGCTCCCGGGCAACCGGATCTTCAACGACCGCACGAACACCTACTACGACGAGACCAACCCGACCGCGGGTGTCAAGATCACTGACACCAACACCAAGATCGCGATCGTCCGGGAGCCCCGCGACGGCTCGTCGATCACGGTGAAGGTCTCGGCCGCGACGAAGTAG
- a CDS encoding nicotinamidase, whose translation MRRALIVVDVQNDFCEGGSLAVPGGADVAAAITELIGQAPAGYRHVVATRDHHIAPGGHFADNPDYVHSWPAHCVAGTEGVGFHPNFAPAVASGAIDTVFDKGAYSAAYSGFEGADENGVPLGDWLRAREITEVDVVGIATDHCVRATALDAAREGFRTQVLLDLTAGVAEETTARALEELREAGVELSGKPVV comes from the coding sequence ATGCGCCGCGCCCTGATCGTCGTAGACGTCCAGAACGACTTCTGCGAGGGAGGCAGCCTCGCGGTGCCCGGCGGCGCCGACGTCGCCGCCGCGATCACGGAACTGATCGGGCAGGCCCCCGCCGGCTACCGCCATGTGGTGGCCACCCGGGACCACCACATCGCGCCCGGCGGCCACTTCGCCGACAACCCCGACTACGTCCACTCCTGGCCCGCGCACTGCGTGGCCGGCACCGAGGGCGTGGGCTTCCACCCGAACTTCGCTCCGGCGGTCGCGTCCGGCGCGATCGACACCGTCTTCGACAAGGGCGCGTACTCGGCGGCCTACAGCGGCTTCGAGGGTGCCGACGAGAACGGCGTCCCGCTGGGCGACTGGCTGCGCGCCCGTGAGATCACCGAGGTCGACGTCGTGGGCATCGCCACCGACCACTGCGTCCGCGCCACCGCCCTGGACGCGGCCCGCGAGGGCTTCCGTACGCAGGTGCTGCTCGACCTGACGGCGGGTGTGGCCGAGGAGACCACCGCGCGGGCCCTGGAGGAGCTGCGCGAGGCGGGCGTGGAGCTGAGCGGCAAGCCGGTCGTCTGA
- a CDS encoding nicotinate phosphoribosyltransferase, whose product MNTADLGLPVDVPSTALFTDHYELTMLQAALKGGTADRRSVFEVFTRRLPEGRRYGVVAGTGRVLDAVENFRFDPDVLGFLRERRVVDEPTLEWLASYRFGGDVWGYPEGEVYFPGSPILRVEGSFAECVLLETVILSILNHDSAIAAAASRMASAAGGRPLIEMGARRTHELAAVAASRAAYVGGFTTTSDLAAGFRYGIPTVGTSAHAFTLLHDSERDAFRAQVDSLGRGTTLLVDTYDVAEAVRLAVEVAGPELGAVRIDSGDLLLVAHRVRQQLDELGATKTRIIVTSDLDEYAIASMAAAPVDAYGVGTQLVTGSGHPTASMVYKLVARAESADPKAPLVPVAKKSSGGKTSVGGRKWAARRLDAYGTAEAEVIGTGAVPAELSDRQLLVELVKGGQVVAREPLDVVRERHAAARANLPLSATQLSRGEAVIPTEYV is encoded by the coding sequence ATGAACACTGCGGACCTGGGGCTGCCGGTGGACGTGCCGTCGACAGCGCTCTTCACGGACCACTACGAGCTCACCATGCTGCAGGCCGCCCTCAAGGGCGGTACCGCCGACCGGCGTTCGGTCTTCGAGGTTTTCACGCGCAGACTGCCCGAGGGCCGCCGGTACGGCGTGGTCGCGGGGACCGGGCGGGTCCTGGACGCGGTCGAGAACTTCCGCTTCGACCCGGACGTCCTCGGCTTCCTCCGCGAGCGCCGCGTGGTGGACGAGCCGACGCTGGAGTGGCTGGCCTCGTACCGCTTCGGCGGTGACGTCTGGGGCTACCCGGAGGGCGAGGTGTACTTCCCCGGATCACCCATCCTGCGGGTCGAGGGCTCCTTCGCGGAGTGCGTGCTCCTGGAGACCGTGATCCTCTCCATCCTCAACCACGACTCGGCGATCGCGGCCGCCGCCTCCCGGATGGCCTCGGCCGCCGGAGGACGCCCGCTGATCGAGATGGGCGCCCGGCGCACCCACGAGCTGGCCGCGGTGGCGGCGTCCCGGGCCGCGTACGTCGGTGGCTTCACGACCACCTCGGACCTGGCCGCGGGCTTCCGCTACGGCATTCCGACGGTCGGGACCTCCGCCCACGCCTTCACCCTCCTGCACGACAGCGAGCGGGACGCCTTCCGCGCCCAGGTGGACTCGCTCGGCCGGGGCACCACGCTGCTGGTGGACACGTACGACGTCGCCGAGGCCGTCCGGCTGGCCGTCGAGGTGGCGGGCCCCGAGCTCGGCGCCGTCCGCATCGACTCCGGTGACCTGCTGCTCGTCGCGCACCGGGTGCGTCAGCAGCTGGACGAGCTGGGCGCCACGAAGACGCGGATCATCGTGACCTCGGACCTGGACGAGTACGCGATCGCCTCGATGGCCGCGGCGCCCGTGGACGCGTACGGCGTGGGCACCCAGCTGGTGACGGGATCCGGCCATCCGACCGCTTCGATGGTCTACAAGCTCGTCGCGCGTGCCGAGTCGGCGGACCCGAAGGCTCCGCTGGTGCCGGTGGCCAAGAAGTCGTCCGGCGGCAAGACGTCCGTCGGCGGCCGCAAGTGGGCCGCGCGGCGGCTGGACGCGTACGGGACCGCCGAGGCCGAGGTGATCGGCACGGGGGCGGTCCCGGCCGAGCTCAGCGACCGTCAGCTCCTGGTGGAGCTCGTCAAGGGCGGCCAGGTCGTCGCCCGCGAGCCACTGGACGTCGTACGCGAACGGCATGCGGCGGCCCGCGCGAACCTGCCCCTCTCGGCGACGCAGCTGTCGCGGGGGGAAGCCGTCATTCCGACCGAGTACGTGTGA
- the clpS gene encoding ATP-dependent Clp protease adapter ClpS → MGRVTAPAPLETEKTESAEEVFAVPEPDVPWVTIVHNDPVNLMSYVTYVFQSYFGYSKDKATKLMMDVHHKGRAVVSSGTREEMERDVQAMHGYGLWATLQHDRK, encoded by the coding sequence ATGGGCCGTGTGACGGCTCCCGCACCCCTAGAGACCGAAAAGACCGAGTCGGCGGAGGAGGTATTCGCCGTACCCGAGCCCGACGTCCCGTGGGTGACCATCGTCCACAACGATCCGGTCAACCTCATGAGCTACGTGACCTACGTCTTCCAGTCGTACTTCGGCTACTCGAAGGACAAGGCCACCAAGCTGATGATGGACGTCCACCACAAAGGCCGGGCCGTTGTCTCCAGCGGCACCCGTGAGGAGATGGAGCGCGATGTGCAGGCCATGCACGGCTACGGTCTGTGGGCCACCCTCCAGCACGACCGGAAATGA
- a CDS encoding DUF2017 domain-containing protein has translation MPGHFEPLPGGGAAVALDEVEISIIRSLAVQLLELIGPGPGEDVSDDPLAELFAEGPSEPPSDPVLKRLFPDAYSGPDVEAASPEQAEEQRAYSAEFRRFTENDLRAGKRDNALVVIRSLDTLAAAREGGAVLKLTPEESKQWLSSLNDLRLAIGSRLDVVDEEDTDLLYRLPDEDPRKPMVMAYLWLGGLQETLVETLMK, from the coding sequence ATGCCAGGACACTTCGAACCGCTCCCCGGCGGCGGCGCGGCCGTCGCGCTCGACGAGGTCGAGATCTCCATCATCCGCTCCCTCGCCGTACAGCTCCTGGAGCTCATCGGGCCGGGGCCGGGCGAGGACGTCTCCGACGATCCGCTCGCCGAACTGTTCGCGGAGGGGCCGAGCGAGCCGCCCTCCGACCCCGTGCTCAAGCGCCTCTTCCCGGACGCGTACAGCGGGCCCGACGTCGAGGCCGCCTCGCCCGAGCAGGCCGAGGAGCAGCGCGCGTACTCCGCGGAGTTCCGCCGCTTCACCGAGAACGACCTGCGGGCCGGCAAGCGGGACAACGCCCTCGTGGTGATCCGCTCCCTGGACACCCTCGCCGCCGCGCGGGAGGGCGGGGCGGTCCTGAAGCTGACGCCCGAGGAGTCGAAGCAGTGGCTCAGCTCCCTCAACGACCTGCGGCTGGCGATCGGCTCGCGGCTGGACGTCGTCGACGAGGAGGACACGGACCTCCTCTACCGGCTGCCGGACGAGGACCCGCGCAAGCCGATGGTGATGGCGTACCTGTGGCTCGGCGGACTGCAGGAAACGTTGGTTGAAACGTTGATGAAGTGA